The following coding sequences lie in one Musa acuminata AAA Group cultivar baxijiao chromosome BXJ1-8, Cavendish_Baxijiao_AAA, whole genome shotgun sequence genomic window:
- the LOC103993898 gene encoding probable ADP-ribosylation factor GTPase-activating protein AGD14 isoform X2, whose product MARPEKEDEKNEKIIRGLLKLPANRRCINCNSLGPQYVCINFWTFICINCSGIHREFTHRVKSISMAKFTSQEVSALQEGGNERAKEIYFKEWDPQHHSLPDNSNIDRLREFIKNVYVDGRYTGERSFDRPQMVKVNAEDSYDKRKVDSFRDIGSPSFDGRHYGEQPGSASLANDHKRSLGRFDIIDEKGRDNKPGYRCQDQKVVDQQFPDGPKIEERLPSHQPLSNSPKIKPVEVINIIPPAPIGQPNKSTGFQFPHSSAQVQRTASLPSRGSNVGISAEPKLVNSGNLIDFDADPIVPVARALDQYVPQQTTSFPAESGGWASFDDSSALKVTQVASAVSTPDSLLSQLSVSQTASAANAPSISIARAGSSPNQSNAGHWSMMHQHQPFVFHVPSVQTSKQPFSAPIFRAPNNQLKSNLHGVSVLTSQSSQVVNKSLHETTAGVSTQPSATEAKPTGRKELPAFPNLASLRGALPYVDGHSTIWHSTSNLPMQRWLPPQQISMLALHRPYMVQQGGGPVPRPPPGLPVMHQGTGGFSTQGAGYRSGTPNAFTPDSRNPFG is encoded by the exons GGACCTCAATATGTGTGCATAAATTTCTGGACATTCATATGCATTAATTGTAGCGGAATACA TCGGGAGTTCACACATCGTGTGAAGTCTATATCTATGGCCAAGTTCACATCACAAGAAGTTTCCGCTCTTCAAGAAGGAGGGAACGAG CGTGCTAAGGAAATTTATTTCAAAGAATGGGACCCACAGCATCATTCACTTCCTGATAACAG TAATATTGACAGACTCAGAGAATTTATTAAGAACGTCTATGTGGATGGAAGATACACAGGggaaaggagttttgacaggccaCAAATGGTGAAG GTCAATGCTGAAGATTCTTATGACAAAAGAAAGGTGGATTCCTTTCGAGATATCGGAAGCCCATCGTTTGATGGCCGACATTATGGTGAACAACCTGGTTCTGCAAGTCTTGCAAATGACCACAAGAGGAGTCTTGGCCGTTTTGACATCATAGATGAAAAGGGGAGAGATAATAAACCTGGTTACAGATGCCAAGACCAAAAAGTTGTGGATCAGCAGTTTCCTGACGGTCCAAAGATTGAGGAGAGGTTACCAAGCCATCAACCTCTGTCTAATTCCCCTAAGATAAAGCCTGTTGAAGTAATCAACATTATTCCACCTGCTCCAATTGGTCAGCCTAACAAGTCAACTGGGTTTCAATTCCCTCATAGTTCTGCCCAAGTACAG AGGACTGCATCTTTGCCTAGTAGAGGATCCAATGTTGGAATTTCAGCTGAACCAAAGCTTGTAAACTCTGGAAATTTGATAGATTTCGATGCAGATCCTATTGTTCCTGTTGCCAGAGCTTTGGATCAGTATGTACCTCAACAAACTACCTCTTTCCCTGCTGAAAGTGGAGGTTGGGCATCTTTTGATGATTCTTCGGCTTTAAAAGTGACCCAGGTAGCTTCAGCTGTAAGCACACCAGATTCTCTGCTGTCCCAGTTGTCAGTTTCTCAGACTGCTTCTGCTGCCAATGCTCCAAGCATATCTATTGCTAGAGCTGGTTCTTCTCCAAACCAAAGTAATGCAGGTCATTGGTCAATGATGCACCAGCATCAGCCTTTTGTATTCCATGTTCCTAGTGTTCAGACAAGTAAGCAGCCATTTAGTGCACCTATTTTTAGGGCTCCAAACAACCAG cttaagtcaAATTTGCATGGAGTTAGTGTTCTAACCAGTCAATCTTCTCAAGTAGTGaacaaatcacttcatgaaaccaCTGCTGGAGTTTCAACACAGCCTTCCGCCACAGAGGCCAAGCCTACCGGAAGAAAAGAACTTCCTGCG TTCCCAAATTTGGCATCTCTACGCGGAGCATTACCTTACGTGGATGGTCACTCAACCATTTGGCACAGCACATCCAACTTACCCATGCAACGGTGGTTGCCCCCGCAACAAATTTCTATGCTAGCTCTGCATC GGCCATACATGGTGCAGCAAGGTGGAGGTCCTGTGCCCCGACCACCACCTGGACTTCCCGTGAT GCATCAAGGAACCGGTGGTTTTAGCACACAAGGAGCTGGGTACCGATCCGGAACCCCAAATGCTTTCACTCCTGATAGCAGAAATCCTTTTGGATGA
- the LOC103993898 gene encoding probable ADP-ribosylation factor GTPase-activating protein AGD14 isoform X1, with amino-acid sequence MARPEKEDEKNEKIIRGLLKLPANRRCINCNSLGPQYVCINFWTFICINCSGIHREFTHRVKSISMAKFTSQEVSALQEGGNERAKEIYFKEWDPQHHSLPDNSNIDRLREFIKNVYVDGRYTGERSFDRPQMVKVNAEDSYDKRKVDSFRDIGSPSFDGRHYGEQPGSASLANDHKRSLGRFDIIDEKGRDNKPGYRCQDQKVVDQQFPDGPKIEERLPSHQPLSNSPKIKPVEVINIIPPAPIGQPNKSTGFQFPHSSAQVQRTASLPSRGSNVGISAEPKLVNSGNLIDFDADPIVPVARALDQYVPQQTTSFPAESGGWASFDDSSALKVTQVASAVSTPDSLLSQLSVSQTASAANAPSISIARAGSSPNQSNAGHWSMMHQHQPFVFHVPSVQTSKQPFSAPIFRAPNNQLKSNLHGVSVLTSQSSQVVNKSLHETTAGVSTQPSATEAKPTGRKELPADLFTTVYPSASAPFLGYQTPQRLMGYGTHYPTAVFPNLASLRGALPYVDGHSTIWHSTSNLPMQRWLPPQQISMLALHRPYMVQQGGGPVPRPPPGLPVMHQGTGGFSTQGAGYRSGTPNAFTPDSRNPFG; translated from the exons GGACCTCAATATGTGTGCATAAATTTCTGGACATTCATATGCATTAATTGTAGCGGAATACA TCGGGAGTTCACACATCGTGTGAAGTCTATATCTATGGCCAAGTTCACATCACAAGAAGTTTCCGCTCTTCAAGAAGGAGGGAACGAG CGTGCTAAGGAAATTTATTTCAAAGAATGGGACCCACAGCATCATTCACTTCCTGATAACAG TAATATTGACAGACTCAGAGAATTTATTAAGAACGTCTATGTGGATGGAAGATACACAGGggaaaggagttttgacaggccaCAAATGGTGAAG GTCAATGCTGAAGATTCTTATGACAAAAGAAAGGTGGATTCCTTTCGAGATATCGGAAGCCCATCGTTTGATGGCCGACATTATGGTGAACAACCTGGTTCTGCAAGTCTTGCAAATGACCACAAGAGGAGTCTTGGCCGTTTTGACATCATAGATGAAAAGGGGAGAGATAATAAACCTGGTTACAGATGCCAAGACCAAAAAGTTGTGGATCAGCAGTTTCCTGACGGTCCAAAGATTGAGGAGAGGTTACCAAGCCATCAACCTCTGTCTAATTCCCCTAAGATAAAGCCTGTTGAAGTAATCAACATTATTCCACCTGCTCCAATTGGTCAGCCTAACAAGTCAACTGGGTTTCAATTCCCTCATAGTTCTGCCCAAGTACAG AGGACTGCATCTTTGCCTAGTAGAGGATCCAATGTTGGAATTTCAGCTGAACCAAAGCTTGTAAACTCTGGAAATTTGATAGATTTCGATGCAGATCCTATTGTTCCTGTTGCCAGAGCTTTGGATCAGTATGTACCTCAACAAACTACCTCTTTCCCTGCTGAAAGTGGAGGTTGGGCATCTTTTGATGATTCTTCGGCTTTAAAAGTGACCCAGGTAGCTTCAGCTGTAAGCACACCAGATTCTCTGCTGTCCCAGTTGTCAGTTTCTCAGACTGCTTCTGCTGCCAATGCTCCAAGCATATCTATTGCTAGAGCTGGTTCTTCTCCAAACCAAAGTAATGCAGGTCATTGGTCAATGATGCACCAGCATCAGCCTTTTGTATTCCATGTTCCTAGTGTTCAGACAAGTAAGCAGCCATTTAGTGCACCTATTTTTAGGGCTCCAAACAACCAG cttaagtcaAATTTGCATGGAGTTAGTGTTCTAACCAGTCAATCTTCTCAAGTAGTGaacaaatcacttcatgaaaccaCTGCTGGAGTTTCAACACAGCCTTCCGCCACAGAGGCCAAGCCTACCGGAAGAAAAGAACTTCCTGCG gATCTGTTTACCACGGTATATCCATCAGCATCAGCTCCATTTCTTGGTTACCAAACACCTCAACGTCTTATGGGTTATGGCACACATTATCCAACTGCAGTT TTCCCAAATTTGGCATCTCTACGCGGAGCATTACCTTACGTGGATGGTCACTCAACCATTTGGCACAGCACATCCAACTTACCCATGCAACGGTGGTTGCCCCCGCAACAAATTTCTATGCTAGCTCTGCATC GGCCATACATGGTGCAGCAAGGTGGAGGTCCTGTGCCCCGACCACCACCTGGACTTCCCGTGAT GCATCAAGGAACCGGTGGTTTTAGCACACAAGGAGCTGGGTACCGATCCGGAACCCCAAATGCTTTCACTCCTGATAGCAGAAATCCTTTTGGATGA
- the LOC135680672 gene encoding trihelix transcription factor ENAP1-like isoform X2 encodes MDDSEDDARYPPNLHPPKPRHYFPSSSSAPRPKTRFRNPPPPPHFGRGYDDATDDDEEEEAEEEEEQNYMDQPVDDDEDDDGDGHRRTRNYGDDDDDDDSSSESRGKRRRIDKLALGFEFAPRLRAAAPPKPLARTSPPDWSEDSTFVLLDAWGDRYLQNGRKSLRSDEWNEVAKKVSQASKVVRSDAQCRNRVDTLKKKYKKEKASSMAHGNAGSKWVFFKKMDALMSSPSPPPLTARQQPPPPPPPRLPCGVDAGEYVFASSSVYRNGYSGNNGMKDSPGDSGTEDDGDEENDSDGLPPQRENICSDSSFKMLAESIQKFGEVYEKMENHKRQQMAELERMRKEFQRDLEVQKRQILERVQEEIAKLREEQVEEDDDEDLEDRDEDNNDGDDGGSAENLSG; translated from the coding sequence ATGGATGATTCCGAGGACGACGCCCGGTACCCACCCAATCTCCACCCCCCGAAGCCTCGCCACTAtttcccctcttcttcctccgctccTCGCCCCAAGACACGCTTCCGtaacccccctccccctccccactTTGGCCGTGGTTATGACGACGCCAccgacgacgacgaagaagaggaggccgaggaggaggaggagcagaacTACATGGATCAGCCCGTAGATGACGATGAGGACGACGATGGCGACGGCCATCGCCGCACCCGGAACTACGGcgacgatgacgatgacgatgactCCTCGTCGGAGAGCCGTGGGAAGCGGAGAAGGATCGACAAACTCGCCCTGGGGTTCGAATTCGCCCCGCGCCTGCGTGCCGCGGCACCCCCCAAGCCTCTCGCCCGGACCTCCCCGCCGGATTGGTCGGAAGACTCGACCTTTGTGCTCCTGGATGCTTGGGGCGATCGCTACCTCCAGAATGGAAGGAAGAGTCTCCGATCGGACGAGTGGAACGAGGTCGCCAAGAAGGTATCGCAGGCTTCCAAGGTGGTTCGATCCGACGCTCAGTGCCGCAACCGGGTCGATACCCTGAAGAAGAAGTACAAGAAAGAGAAGGCGAGCAGCATGGCGCACGGGAATGCTGGAAGCAAGTGGGTTTTTTTCAAGAAGATGGATGCCTTGATGTCATCGCCATCCCCACCACCGCTGACAGCACGGCAgcagccaccgccaccaccaccgccgagGTTGCCCTGCGGTGTTGATGCGGGAGAGTATGTCTTTGCTAGTTCCAGCGTTTACAGGAATGGTTACAGTGGGAATAATGGGATGAAGGACAGTCCGGGAGACAGCGGAACCGAGGATGATGGTGATGAGGAGAATGACTCTGATGGGCTTCCACCACAGAGGGAGAACATTTGCTCAGACTCTTCTTTTAAGATGCTTGCGGAATCAATTCAGAAGTTTGGAGAGGTTTATGAGAAGATGGAGAACCATAAGAGACAGCAGATGGCAGAGTTAGAAAGGATGAGGAAGGAGTTCCAAAGGGATTTGGAGGTGCAGAAAAGGCAGATTTTGGAAAGGGTGCAAGAGGAGATTGCAAAATTAAGAGAGGAGCAGGTggaggaagatgatgatgaagacttGGAAGATAGGGATGAGGACAACAACGATGGTGATGACGGTGGTTCTGCTGAGAACTTGAGCGGGTAG
- the LOC135680672 gene encoding trihelix transcription factor ASIL2-like isoform X1, producing the protein MDDSEDDARYPPNLHPPKPRHYFPSSSSAPRPKTRFRNPPPPPHFGRGYDDATDDDEEEEAEEEEEQNYMDQPVDDDEDDDGDGHRRTRNYGDDDDDDDSSSESRGKRRRIDKLALGFEFAPRLRAAAPPKPLARTSPPDWSEDSTFVLLDAWGDRYLQNGRKSLRSDEWNEVAKKVSQASKVVRSDAQCRNRVDTLKKKYKKEKASSMAHGNAGSKWVFFKKMDALMSSPSPPPLTARQQPPPPPPPRLPCGVDAGEYVFASSSVYRNGYSGNNGMKDSPGDSGTEDDGDEENDSDGLPPQRENICSDSSFKMLAESIQKFGEVYEKMENHKRQQMAELERMRKEFQRDLEVQKRQILERVQEEIAKLREEQVEEDDDEDLEDRDEDNNDGDDGGSAENLSGIISASIYLTAFV; encoded by the exons ATGGATGATTCCGAGGACGACGCCCGGTACCCACCCAATCTCCACCCCCCGAAGCCTCGCCACTAtttcccctcttcttcctccgctccTCGCCCCAAGACACGCTTCCGtaacccccctccccctccccactTTGGCCGTGGTTATGACGACGCCAccgacgacgacgaagaagaggaggccgaggaggaggaggagcagaacTACATGGATCAGCCCGTAGATGACGATGAGGACGACGATGGCGACGGCCATCGCCGCACCCGGAACTACGGcgacgatgacgatgacgatgactCCTCGTCGGAGAGCCGTGGGAAGCGGAGAAGGATCGACAAACTCGCCCTGGGGTTCGAATTCGCCCCGCGCCTGCGTGCCGCGGCACCCCCCAAGCCTCTCGCCCGGACCTCCCCGCCGGATTGGTCGGAAGACTCGACCTTTGTGCTCCTGGATGCTTGGGGCGATCGCTACCTCCAGAATGGAAGGAAGAGTCTCCGATCGGACGAGTGGAACGAGGTCGCCAAGAAGGTATCGCAGGCTTCCAAGGTGGTTCGATCCGACGCTCAGTGCCGCAACCGGGTCGATACCCTGAAGAAGAAGTACAAGAAAGAGAAGGCGAGCAGCATGGCGCACGGGAATGCTGGAAGCAAGTGGGTTTTTTTCAAGAAGATGGATGCCTTGATGTCATCGCCATCCCCACCACCGCTGACAGCACGGCAgcagccaccgccaccaccaccgccgagGTTGCCCTGCGGTGTTGATGCGGGAGAGTATGTCTTTGCTAGTTCCAGCGTTTACAGGAATGGTTACAGTGGGAATAATGGGATGAAGGACAGTCCGGGAGACAGCGGAACCGAGGATGATGGTGATGAGGAGAATGACTCTGATGGGCTTCCACCACAGAGGGAGAACATTTGCTCAGACTCTTCTTTTAAGATGCTTGCGGAATCAATTCAGAAGTTTGGAGAGGTTTATGAGAAGATGGAGAACCATAAGAGACAGCAGATGGCAGAGTTAGAAAGGATGAGGAAGGAGTTCCAAAGGGATTTGGAGGTGCAGAAAAGGCAGATTTTGGAAAGGGTGCAAGAGGAGATTGCAAAATTAAGAGAGGAGCAGGTggaggaagatgatgatgaagacttGGAAGATAGGGATGAGGACAACAACGATGGTGATGACGGTGGTTCTGCTGAGAACTTGAGCGG GATCATCTCTGCTTCAATCTACCTGACTGCCTTTGTATGA
- the LOC135680673 gene encoding transcription repressor OFP14-like gives MGKKGLRKSIRVCLSKLKKVPSHLHIPNSPHPAAATAATSWLLSACKYPKTPSFAVDRGRADDDGHDPAATLSDVDRFLCENFRSLYLREDEPANLSEANPRGDEDERPPPAAFCSSERFFVSSGASNSLHRGARRNNASSSWSSRSPSPSSSSRTNEAGAEARGDGVAVVTFSKDPYDDFRRSMQGMVDARHVEPNQPLDWDFMKELLFCYLELNDRSVHKHILRAFTDLTVSFRRRAAAERRRAPAGNKGRRRRRRSRRSAQKAGDVRDAVPRHLLVTE, from the coding sequence atgggaaagAAAGGCCTTCGGAAATCTATCCGAGTTTGTCTCTCCAAGCTCAAGAAAGTACCGTCTCATCTACACATACCCAATTCCCCGCATCCGGCCGCCGCCACTGCCGCCACCAGTTGGCTGTTATCGGCGTGCAAGTATCCCAAGACCCCATCTTTCGCCGTCGACCGCGGACGCGCCGACGACGACGGACACGACCCTGCCGCCACGCTCTCCGACGTCGACCGCTTCCTCTGCGAGAACTTCCGCTCCCTCTACTTGCGCGAGGACGAACCCGCCAACCTCTCCGAAGCGAACCCCCGGGGGGACGAAGACGAGCGCCCGCCACCCGCAGCGTTCTGCTCGTCCGAGCGCTTCTTCGTGTCCTCCGGCGCGTCCAACTCTCTCCACCGTGGGGCCCGGCGGAACAACGCCTCGTCTTCGTGGTCGTCACGGTCACCGTCGCCGTCGAGCTCTTCTCGGACGAACGAGGCTGGGGCGGAGGCACGAGGCGACGGGGTCGCGGTGGTGACGTTCTCCAAGGACCCCTACGACGACTTCCGGCGGTCCATGCAGGGCATGGTGGACGCGCGGCACGTGGAGCCGAACCAGCCTTTGGACTGGGACTTCATGAAGGAGCTCCTCTTCTGCTACCTTGAGCTCAACGACCGGAGCGTCCATAAGCACATCTTGAGGGCCTTCACCGATCTCACCGTCAGCTTCCGCCGCCGGGCTGCGGCAGAAAGGCGGAGAGCACCGGCTGGTaacaaggggaggaggaggaggaggaggagtcggaGATCAGCCCAGAAGGCCGGAGACGTAAGAGATGCGGTGCCGCGACATCTTCTGGTAACCGAATGA
- the LOC103993895 gene encoding serine/threonine-protein kinase AFC3 isoform X2: MEIVRTRKRPRLAWDVAPPERREAVRDEAAPPRRGVSPPWREDDREGHYVFDLGENLTPRCTFGRVLECWDREAREYVAVKVVRSISKYRSAAMIEIDVLNLLAKDDKDGSRCVQIRRWFDYRNHICIVFEKLGPSLYDFLKRNKYCPFPVELVREFGRQLLESVAYMHDLRLIHTDLKPENILLVSSEYVKVPSNKKNAQDEMYFRCLPKSSSIKLIDFGSAAFENQDHSSIVSTRHYRAPEIILGLGWNYPCDVWSVGCILVELCSGEALFQTHENLEHLAMMERVLGPLPERMIRKASSSASKYFRRGSRLNWPEGAVSRESIRAVRKLDRLKDMISSHVDYSRASLNDLLYGLLKFEPSERLTAREALNHPFFENPT, translated from the exons ATGGAGATCGTGCGAACGAGGAAGAGGCCTCGGCTCGCTTGGGACGTAGCTCCTCCCGAACGACGAGAG GCCGTTCGGGATGAGGCGGCTCCGCCTAGGAGGGGCGTCTCGCCCCCGTGGAGGGAGGATGACCGAGAAGGGCATTACGTGTTCGATCTTGGAGAGAATCTCACCCCTCGCT GTACTTTTGGTCGTGTCTTGGAATGTTGGGATCGTGAGGCGCGTGAATACGTGGCAGTCAAAGTGGTTAGGAGCATAAGCAAGTACAGAAGTGCTGCAATGATTGAAATAGATGTCCTTAATCTTCTAGCTAAAGATGATAAAGATGGATCACG TTGTGTACAGATTCGAAGATGGTTTGACTACCGAAATCACATATGCATC GTGTTTGAGAAGCTTGGCCCAAGCTTGTatgattttttaaagagaaataAATACTGCCCATTCCCTGTGGAACTTGTGCGGGAGTTTGGACGTCAGCTGTTGGAATCTGTAGCAT ATATGCATGATTTACGCCTTATTCACACTGATCTGAAGCCAGAAAACATTCTTCTTGTATCTTCTGAATATGTAAAGGTTCCAAGCAACAAG AAGAATGCACAAGACGAGATGTACTTCAGGTGCTTGCCAAAGTCTAGTTCTATAAAGCTGATTGATTTTGGTAGTGCTGCCTTTGAGAACCAGGATCATAGCTCAATTGTTTCAACGAGGCATTACAGGGCACCTGAAATTATTTTAG GTTTAGGGTGGAATTATCCCTGTGATGTATGGAGCGTTGGATGCATACTTGTTGAGCTTTGTTCG GGAGAAGCGTTGTTTCAGACACATGAAAATTTGGAGCATTTAGCCATGATGGAGAGAGTTTTGGGACCATTACCAGAACGCATGATAAGAAAAGCCAG TTCCTCGGCTTCAAAATACTTCAGGCGAGGTTCACGGTTAAATTGGCCTGAAGGTGCTGTTTCCAGAGAGAGCATTAGGGCTGTGAGAAAGCTTGACCGGCTTAAG GATATGATCTCTAGTCATGTGGATTATTCCAGAGCTTCGTTAAATGATTTGTTGTATGGGCTTTTGAAATTTGAACCATCGGAGCGATTAACGGCTCGTGAAGCCCTCAACCATCCATTCTTTGAAAACCCTACGTGA
- the LOC103993895 gene encoding serine/threonine-protein kinase AFC3 isoform X1 yields the protein MEIVRTRKRPRLAWDVAPPERREAVRDEAAPPRRGVSPPWREDDREGHYVFDLGENLTPRYKILSKMGEGTFGRVLECWDREAREYVAVKVVRSISKYRSAAMIEIDVLNLLAKDDKDGSRCVQIRRWFDYRNHICIVFEKLGPSLYDFLKRNKYCPFPVELVREFGRQLLESVAYMHDLRLIHTDLKPENILLVSSEYVKVPSNKKNAQDEMYFRCLPKSSSIKLIDFGSAAFENQDHSSIVSTRHYRAPEIILGLGWNYPCDVWSVGCILVELCSGEALFQTHENLEHLAMMERVLGPLPERMIRKASSSASKYFRRGSRLNWPEGAVSRESIRAVRKLDRLKDMISSHVDYSRASLNDLLYGLLKFEPSERLTAREALNHPFFENPT from the exons ATGGAGATCGTGCGAACGAGGAAGAGGCCTCGGCTCGCTTGGGACGTAGCTCCTCCCGAACGACGAGAG GCCGTTCGGGATGAGGCGGCTCCGCCTAGGAGGGGCGTCTCGCCCCCGTGGAGGGAGGATGACCGAGAAGGGCATTACGTGTTCGATCTTGGAGAGAATCTCACCCCTCGCT ATAAGATACTTAGCAAGATGGGTGAAG GTACTTTTGGTCGTGTCTTGGAATGTTGGGATCGTGAGGCGCGTGAATACGTGGCAGTCAAAGTGGTTAGGAGCATAAGCAAGTACAGAAGTGCTGCAATGATTGAAATAGATGTCCTTAATCTTCTAGCTAAAGATGATAAAGATGGATCACG TTGTGTACAGATTCGAAGATGGTTTGACTACCGAAATCACATATGCATC GTGTTTGAGAAGCTTGGCCCAAGCTTGTatgattttttaaagagaaataAATACTGCCCATTCCCTGTGGAACTTGTGCGGGAGTTTGGACGTCAGCTGTTGGAATCTGTAGCAT ATATGCATGATTTACGCCTTATTCACACTGATCTGAAGCCAGAAAACATTCTTCTTGTATCTTCTGAATATGTAAAGGTTCCAAGCAACAAG AAGAATGCACAAGACGAGATGTACTTCAGGTGCTTGCCAAAGTCTAGTTCTATAAAGCTGATTGATTTTGGTAGTGCTGCCTTTGAGAACCAGGATCATAGCTCAATTGTTTCAACGAGGCATTACAGGGCACCTGAAATTATTTTAG GTTTAGGGTGGAATTATCCCTGTGATGTATGGAGCGTTGGATGCATACTTGTTGAGCTTTGTTCG GGAGAAGCGTTGTTTCAGACACATGAAAATTTGGAGCATTTAGCCATGATGGAGAGAGTTTTGGGACCATTACCAGAACGCATGATAAGAAAAGCCAG TTCCTCGGCTTCAAAATACTTCAGGCGAGGTTCACGGTTAAATTGGCCTGAAGGTGCTGTTTCCAGAGAGAGCATTAGGGCTGTGAGAAAGCTTGACCGGCTTAAG GATATGATCTCTAGTCATGTGGATTATTCCAGAGCTTCGTTAAATGATTTGTTGTATGGGCTTTTGAAATTTGAACCATCGGAGCGATTAACGGCTCGTGAAGCCCTCAACCATCCATTCTTTGAAAACCCTACGTGA
- the LOC103993895 gene encoding serine/threonine-protein kinase AFC3 isoform X3, with protein sequence MEIVRTRKRPRLAWDVAPPERREAVRDEAAPPRRGVSPPWREDDREGHYVFDLGENLTPRYKILSKMGEGTFGRVLECWDREAREYVAVKVVRSISKYRSAAMIEIDVLNLLAKDDKDGSRCVQIRRWFDYRNHICIVFEKLGPSLYDFLKRNKYCPFPVELVREFGRQLLESVACLGWNYPCDVWSVGCILVELCSGEALFQTHENLEHLAMMERVLGPLPERMIRKASSSASKYFRRGSRLNWPEGAVSRESIRAVRKLDRLKDMISSHVDYSRASLNDLLYGLLKFEPSERLTAREALNHPFFENPT encoded by the exons ATGGAGATCGTGCGAACGAGGAAGAGGCCTCGGCTCGCTTGGGACGTAGCTCCTCCCGAACGACGAGAG GCCGTTCGGGATGAGGCGGCTCCGCCTAGGAGGGGCGTCTCGCCCCCGTGGAGGGAGGATGACCGAGAAGGGCATTACGTGTTCGATCTTGGAGAGAATCTCACCCCTCGCT ATAAGATACTTAGCAAGATGGGTGAAG GTACTTTTGGTCGTGTCTTGGAATGTTGGGATCGTGAGGCGCGTGAATACGTGGCAGTCAAAGTGGTTAGGAGCATAAGCAAGTACAGAAGTGCTGCAATGATTGAAATAGATGTCCTTAATCTTCTAGCTAAAGATGATAAAGATGGATCACG TTGTGTACAGATTCGAAGATGGTTTGACTACCGAAATCACATATGCATC GTGTTTGAGAAGCTTGGCCCAAGCTTGTatgattttttaaagagaaataAATACTGCCCATTCCCTGTGGAACTTGTGCGGGAGTTTGGACGTCAGCTGTTGGAATCTGTAGCAT GTTTAGGGTGGAATTATCCCTGTGATGTATGGAGCGTTGGATGCATACTTGTTGAGCTTTGTTCG GGAGAAGCGTTGTTTCAGACACATGAAAATTTGGAGCATTTAGCCATGATGGAGAGAGTTTTGGGACCATTACCAGAACGCATGATAAGAAAAGCCAG TTCCTCGGCTTCAAAATACTTCAGGCGAGGTTCACGGTTAAATTGGCCTGAAGGTGCTGTTTCCAGAGAGAGCATTAGGGCTGTGAGAAAGCTTGACCGGCTTAAG GATATGATCTCTAGTCATGTGGATTATTCCAGAGCTTCGTTAAATGATTTGTTGTATGGGCTTTTGAAATTTGAACCATCGGAGCGATTAACGGCTCGTGAAGCCCTCAACCATCCATTCTTTGAAAACCCTACGTGA
- the LOC135680674 gene encoding uncharacterized protein LOC135680674 has protein sequence MARKRKTEAMRLDEVDRTLYSTFCTAANSLSQLYTQAMNQQKISFQAGERHAMEKLYQWIVRKHEEGSRVSVADIVTHIQNVMDYAGEDALVSPRSSFPHQHHTPMHATNSSAQPPSALFGQPTVGLASRSGHSDQTKNSVFSNALSSPVRRSLQPYHVAQGDGFYVNGVVPAGNTGSRNPDANQHRETNSLSFSDSSMDIHTDSPPHESY, from the exons ATGGCGAGGAAGCGGAAAACGGAGGCGATGCGGCTCGACGAGGTGGATCGGACGCTGTACTCCACCTTCTGCACCGCCGCTAACTCGCTCTCGCAGCTCTACACGCAGGCCATGAACCAGCAGAAGATCTCCTTCCAAGCCGGCGAGCGCCACGCTATG GAGAAGCTTTATCAGTGGATTGTGAGAAAGCATGAGGAAGGGTCAAGGGTTTCTGTAGCTGATATAGTTACCCATATTCAG AATGTGATGGATTATGCTGGAGAAGATGCATTAGTATCCCCAAGATCATCATTCCCACATCAACATCATACACCAATGCATGCAACAAATTCAAGTGCACAACCTCCATCTGCTTTGTTTGGGCAGCCAACCGTTGGACTCGCCTCTCGAAGCGGTCACTCTGATCAAACAAAAAACTCAGTTTTCTCAAATGCTCTTTCTAGTCCTGTGCGCAGGAGCCTTCAGCCTTATCACGTTGCCCAGGGAGATGGATTTTATGTAAATGGTGTGGTACCAGCTGGAAATACAGGATCTAGGAATCCTGATGCAAATCAACACCGGGAGACCAATTCCCTCAGCTTCAGTGATTCATCCATGGATATTCACACGGATAGCCCGCCTCATGAATCTTATTGA